One window of Lytechinus variegatus isolate NC3 chromosome 2, Lvar_3.0, whole genome shotgun sequence genomic DNA carries:
- the LOC121408527 gene encoding peptide chain release factor 1-like — MSCATFCARRLALTSCQNVFRKFVHEDAVTSRYFNKKLETKSKEFSEEQFSVSAKSIGLLKNSGHHRCDLNFKNMYHLATHTISQNCGKHLLARYSTCVFGNHGQTFLLYRQALDNNVFLTRNFHQVLLVKWKPCAGMNLLVTGEHPCIAEWKDHQPLKKLSNGALAVPVCFKSTTTSRDKVRARLQRKLPDLKEEELEEQFVRGSGPGGQATNKTSNCVVLKHIPTGLVVKCHQTRSQSENQKIARLLMKEKLDQHLHGNQSAQAQHQQVMHKKREEKKRKTRLKLEKLKVLRASGDEEESGSSGNQDAVKDKVTFDASSNTDRDSNSDGKLV; from the exons ATGTCATGTGCAACTTTTTGTGCAAGGAGATTAGCTTTAACAAGCTGCCAAAATGTGTTCAGAAAGTTTGTTCACGAAGATGCTGTTACAAGCAGATATTTCAACAAGAAACTGGAGACAAAGTCGAAAGAGTTCTCAGAGGAGCAATTCAGTGTCTCTGCTAAATCTATAGGACTCCTGAAAAATTCTGGCCATCATAGATGTGATCtcaatttcaaaaatatgtatCATCTTGCCACACACACAATTAGTCAAAATTGTGGAAAACACCTGTTGGCAAGGTACAGTACATGTGTCTTTGGTAATCATGGACAAACATTCTTATTGTATAGACAAGCGTTAGATAACAATGTGTTTCTGACCAGGAACTTTCACCAAGTGCTTCTAGTAAAATGGAAACCATGTGCTGGGATGAACTTATTAGTGACAGGAGAACATCCCTGTATAGCTGAATGGAAAGATCATCAGCCATTAAAAAAGCTTTCCAATGGTGCATTAGCAGTTCCAGTATGCTTTAAATCTACAACGACATCAAGAGACAAGGTCCGGGCAAGGTTGCAGCGCAAGCTTCCAGATCTTAAGGAGGAGGAGCTAGAAGAGCAATTTGTTAGGGGGTCTGGACCAGGAGGTCAGGCGACCAACAAGACCAGTAACTGTGTGGTCCTCAAACATATCCCTACTGGACTTGTTGTCAAG TGTCATCAGACACGATCCCAGAGTGAAAATCAGAAGATAGCCCGTCTCTTGATGAAGGAGAAGCTGGATCAACATCTCCATGGCAACCAAAGCGCCCAGGCGCAACATCAGCAGGTGATGCACAAGAAACGAGAGGAGAAGAAGCGAAAGACCAGACTGAAATTGGAAAAGCTGAAGGTGCTACGAGCAAGTGGAGATGAAGAGGAGTCGGGTAGTTCGGGAAATCAAGATGCTGTAAAGGACAAAGTTACATTTGATGCTTCCTCAAACACTGACAGGGATTCCAACTCAGATGGAAAGTTGGTTTAA